In Streptomyces sp. NBC_00091, the following proteins share a genomic window:
- a CDS encoding DUF6167 family protein produces the protein MFRRAFWFTAGAAAGVWATTKVNRQLKKLTPESLAAQAADKALEAGHRLKDFALDVKAGMTQREDELNDALGLHQDPDRLDNVTALPGPRRLRAIEHHQNEQTTHRSSRSAVKYNRNEDH, from the coding sequence ATGTTCCGCCGAGCCTTCTGGTTCACCGCCGGCGCCGCCGCCGGCGTGTGGGCCACCACCAAGGTCAACCGCCAGCTGAAGAAGCTGACGCCGGAGAGCCTCGCCGCCCAGGCCGCCGACAAGGCCCTGGAGGCCGGGCACCGCCTCAAGGACTTCGCCCTCGACGTCAAGGCGGGAATGACGCAGCGCGAGGACGAGCTGAACGACGCACTGGGGCTCCACCAGGATCCCGACCGGCTCGACAACGTCACCGCCCTCCCCGGGCCGCGGCGGCTGCGGGCCATCGAGCACCACCAGAACGAACAGACCACCCACCGTTCGAGCCGCTCGGCGGTTAAGTACAACCGGAATGAGGACCACTGA
- the alaS gene encoding alanine--tRNA ligase has product MESAEIRRRWLSFFEERGHTVVPSASLIADDPTLLLVNAGMVPFKPYFLGETKPPAPRATSVQKCVRTPDIEEVGKTTRHGTFFQMCGNFSFGDYFKEGAIKYAWELLTSSVADGGYGLEPEKLWITVYLDDDEAETIWRDVIGVPAERIQRLGKKDNFWSMGVPGPCGPCSEINYDRGPDFGVEGGPAVNDERYVEIWNLVFMQFERGAGDGKEDFPILGDLPSKNIDTGLGLERLAMILQGVQNMYETDTLRVVMDKATELTGVQYGAAQSTDVSMRVVADHIRTSVMLIGDGVTPGNEGRGYVLRRIMRRAIRNMRLMGATGPVVQDLVDVVINTMGQQYPELVTDRKRIETVALAEEAAFLKAVKGGTNILDTAVTETKAAGGTVLSGDKAFLLHDTWGFPIDLTLEMAAEQGLSVDEPGFRRLMQEQRDRAKADAKAKKTGHADMSAYREIADGSGTTEFTGYATTQGESTIVGLLVNGVSAPAASEGDEVEVVLDRTPFYAEGGGQLADQGRIKLDSGAIINVRDVQQPVPGVSVHKGSVQVGEVTVGASAYAAIDVKRRLAIARAHSATHLTHQALRDALGPTAAQAGSENSPGRFRFDFGSPNAVPGSVLTDVEQKINDVLSRELNVTAEVMSIDEAKKQGAIAEFGEKYGERVRVVTIGDFSKELCGGTHVGNTAQLGLVKLLGESSIGSGVRRVEALVGVDAYNFLAKEHTVVAQLQELVKGRPEELPEKIASMLGKLKDAEKEIEKFRAEKVLQAAAGLAANAQDIRGVALVVGQVPDGTGADDLRKLVLDVRGRILGDRPAVVALFTVANDRPLTVIATNEAARERGLKAGDLVRAAAKTLGGGGGGKPDVAQGGGQNPAAVPEAIAAVERLVVETA; this is encoded by the coding sequence ATGGAGTCGGCTGAAATCCGCCGCCGCTGGCTGAGCTTCTTCGAGGAGCGCGGTCACACCGTTGTCCCTTCGGCGTCGCTCATCGCGGACGACCCGACTCTGCTGCTGGTCAACGCGGGCATGGTGCCCTTCAAGCCGTACTTCCTCGGTGAGACCAAGCCCCCGGCGCCCCGCGCCACCAGCGTGCAGAAGTGCGTCCGCACCCCGGACATCGAAGAGGTCGGCAAGACCACCCGCCACGGCACGTTCTTCCAGATGTGCGGCAACTTCTCCTTCGGCGACTACTTCAAGGAAGGCGCCATCAAGTACGCCTGGGAGCTGCTCACCAGCTCCGTGGCGGACGGCGGCTACGGCCTGGAGCCGGAGAAGCTCTGGATCACCGTCTACCTCGACGACGACGAGGCCGAGACGATCTGGCGCGACGTGATCGGCGTCCCCGCCGAGCGCATCCAGCGCCTGGGCAAGAAGGACAACTTCTGGTCCATGGGCGTCCCGGGTCCCTGCGGCCCCTGCTCCGAGATCAACTACGACCGCGGCCCGGACTTCGGCGTCGAAGGCGGCCCCGCCGTCAACGACGAGCGCTACGTGGAGATCTGGAACCTGGTCTTCATGCAGTTCGAGCGCGGCGCCGGCGACGGGAAGGAGGACTTCCCGATCCTCGGCGACCTGCCGTCGAAGAACATCGACACCGGTCTGGGCCTCGAGCGACTCGCCATGATCCTCCAGGGCGTACAGAACATGTACGAGACCGACACCCTGCGCGTGGTCATGGACAAGGCCACCGAGCTGACCGGCGTGCAGTACGGCGCCGCGCAGAGCACCGACGTCTCGATGCGCGTGGTCGCCGACCACATCCGCACCTCCGTCATGCTCATCGGCGACGGGGTCACCCCCGGCAACGAGGGCCGCGGCTACGTGCTGCGCCGCATCATGCGCCGCGCCATCCGCAACATGCGCCTCATGGGCGCCACCGGCCCGGTCGTCCAGGACCTCGTGGACGTCGTGATCAACACCATGGGGCAGCAGTACCCGGAGCTGGTCACCGACCGCAAGCGCATCGAGACCGTCGCCCTCGCCGAGGAAGCCGCCTTCCTCAAGGCCGTCAAGGGCGGCACCAACATCCTCGACACCGCCGTGACCGAGACCAAGGCCGCCGGCGGCACGGTCCTCTCCGGCGACAAGGCGTTCCTGCTCCACGACACCTGGGGCTTCCCGATCGACCTCACCCTGGAGATGGCCGCCGAGCAGGGCCTCTCCGTGGACGAGCCCGGCTTCCGCCGCCTGATGCAGGAGCAGCGCGACCGCGCCAAGGCCGACGCCAAGGCCAAGAAGACCGGCCACGCCGACATGTCGGCCTACCGGGAGATCGCCGACGGCTCCGGCACCACCGAGTTCACCGGCTACGCCACCACCCAGGGCGAGTCCACCATCGTCGGCCTGCTGGTCAACGGCGTCTCCGCGCCCGCCGCCTCCGAGGGCGACGAGGTCGAGGTCGTCCTCGACCGCACCCCCTTCTACGCCGAGGGCGGCGGCCAGCTCGCCGACCAGGGCCGCATCAAGCTCGACTCCGGCGCGATCATCAACGTCCGCGACGTCCAGCAGCCGGTGCCCGGTGTCTCCGTGCACAAGGGCTCCGTCCAGGTCGGCGAGGTGACGGTGGGCGCCTCCGCGTACGCCGCCATCGACGTCAAGCGCCGCCTGGCCATCGCCCGCGCCCACTCGGCCACCCACCTGACCCACCAGGCGCTGCGCGACGCGCTCGGCCCCACGGCCGCCCAGGCCGGCTCCGAGAACTCGCCCGGCCGCTTCCGCTTCGACTTCGGCTCCCCGAACGCCGTCCCCGGCTCGGTCCTCACCGACGTCGAGCAGAAGATCAACGACGTGCTCTCGCGCGAGCTCAACGTCACCGCCGAGGTCATGAGCATCGACGAGGCGAAGAAGCAGGGCGCCATCGCCGAGTTCGGCGAGAAGTACGGCGAGCGCGTGCGCGTCGTGACCATCGGCGACTTCTCCAAGGAGCTGTGCGGCGGCACGCACGTCGGCAACACCGCCCAGCTGGGCCTGGTGAAGCTGCTCGGCGAGTCCTCCATCGGCTCCGGCGTGCGCCGCGTCGAGGCCCTCGTCGGCGTGGACGCGTACAACTTCCTCGCCAAGGAGCACACGGTCGTCGCCCAGCTCCAGGAGCTGGTCAAGGGCCGTCCGGAGGAGCTGCCGGAGAAGATCGCCTCCATGCTCGGCAAGCTGAAGGACGCCGAGAAGGAGATCGAGAAGTTCCGCGCGGAGAAGGTCCTCCAGGCCGCCGCCGGTCTCGCCGCCAACGCCCAGGACATCCGCGGCGTCGCCCTCGTCGTCGGCCAGGTGCCGGACGGCACCGGCGCCGACGACCTGCGCAAGCTGGTCCTGGACGTCCGCGGCCGCATCCTCGGCGACCGCCCGGCGGTGGTCGCGCTGTTCACCGTGGCGAACGACCGCCCGCTGACCGTCATCGCCACCAACGAGGCGGCCCGCGAGCGCGGCCTCAAGGCCGGTGACCTGGTCCGCGCCGCCGCCAAGACCCTCGGAGGCGGCGGTGGCGGCAAGCCTGACGTGGCCCAGGGCGGCGGCCAGAACCCGGCCGCCGTGCCCGAGGCCATCGCCGCCGTCGAGCGCCTCGTCGTAGAGACGGCCTGA
- the ruvX gene encoding Holliday junction resolvase RuvX, translated as MTLRRGRRLAIDVGDARIGVASCDPDGVLATPVETVPGRDIPFAHRRLRQLVEEYEPLEVVVGLPRSLSGREGPAAAKVRAFANELAKGIKPVTVRLVDERMTTVTAAQGLRASGRNAKKGRSVIDQAAAVVILQNALETERVSGNPPGECVEVVV; from the coding sequence ATGACGCTGCGCCGTGGCCGCCGGCTGGCCATCGATGTCGGAGACGCCCGGATCGGGGTCGCCTCGTGCGACCCCGACGGGGTGCTCGCCACACCGGTGGAGACCGTCCCGGGCCGGGACATCCCCTTCGCCCACCGGCGGCTGCGGCAGCTCGTGGAGGAGTACGAGCCCCTCGAAGTCGTCGTCGGCCTCCCCCGCTCGCTCAGCGGGCGGGAGGGGCCGGCCGCGGCCAAGGTGCGCGCATTCGCGAACGAACTGGCCAAGGGAATCAAGCCGGTGACGGTCCGTCTGGTGGACGAGCGGATGACCACGGTCACCGCCGCCCAGGGCCTTCGGGCCTCCGGGAGGAACGCGAAGAAGGGCCGTTCGGTCATCGACCAGGCGGCCGCTGTGGTCATCCTGCAGAACGCTCTTGAGACCGAACGGGTATCAGGTAATCCGCCCGGCGAGTGCGTCGAAGTGGTTGTCTGA
- the mltG gene encoding endolytic transglycosylase MltG, producing MTEYGRGGGSEPWHPEDPLYGDQGWTAHQTQQGQVPYGGDPQQHYAQPQEPQYQQQYAGQYPQQYAGQGYAEQAYAQQVQHQQMPQPMAPQPVYGDGQGWDTGQGQYAAAAVQADPYAGADPYAQQAVAAYPGEAPDLYTTAEAYPPPQPPGQRHLEPERVEEPLDEESEEPEESFLAAGGRGSDDGDDPAGRGRRGGRGKGGKQKKKRSGAACLIAALVIVGVVGGGGYYGYSYLKERFGPTEDFAGEGSGETVDVEIPKNAGLGQMGRILKEAGVVASAQAFVDAANANPRGKSIQPGVYPMKKKMSGAAAVALMIDPSKLNVLTVAEGWRNTRVYEAIDKKLGKPEGTTKEIALREGKNLGLPAWAGNNPKVVDPLEGFLYPARYDLSKDTTPESLLRQMVKSASDKYVELGVEGKAKDLGLENPLQVVTVASLVNAEGKNHDDFRKMSEVVYNRLKKTNDVTNQRLQFDSTYNYIKNQSEINFSLKEAQKFDNPYNTHFVKGLPPGPIGNPGTEALTATLNPDHGGWMFFVSVDGDKTTFTKTYEEHQKLADEFQARQKQKNGG from the coding sequence ATGACCGAGTATGGCCGGGGCGGCGGCTCCGAACCGTGGCACCCTGAGGATCCCCTGTACGGGGACCAGGGGTGGACCGCGCACCAGACCCAGCAGGGGCAGGTGCCCTACGGCGGCGACCCGCAGCAGCACTACGCGCAGCCGCAGGAGCCGCAGTACCAGCAGCAGTACGCCGGCCAGTACCCGCAGCAGTACGCCGGGCAGGGCTACGCCGAGCAGGCCTACGCCCAGCAGGTCCAGCACCAGCAGATGCCCCAGCCCATGGCCCCCCAGCCCGTGTACGGCGACGGCCAGGGCTGGGACACCGGCCAGGGCCAGTACGCGGCCGCGGCCGTGCAGGCCGACCCGTACGCGGGCGCGGACCCGTACGCGCAGCAGGCCGTCGCGGCCTACCCCGGCGAGGCCCCCGACCTGTACACCACGGCCGAGGCCTACCCGCCGCCGCAGCCGCCCGGCCAGCGCCACCTGGAGCCGGAACGGGTCGAGGAGCCGCTGGACGAGGAGTCCGAGGAGCCGGAGGAGTCCTTCCTCGCCGCGGGCGGCCGCGGCTCCGACGACGGCGACGACCCGGCCGGGCGCGGCCGCCGAGGCGGCCGGGGCAAGGGCGGCAAACAGAAGAAGAAGCGCAGCGGCGCCGCCTGCCTGATCGCCGCCCTGGTGATCGTCGGCGTCGTCGGCGGTGGCGGCTACTACGGCTACTCCTACCTCAAGGAGCGCTTCGGGCCGACCGAGGACTTCGCCGGCGAGGGCTCCGGCGAGACGGTCGACGTCGAGATCCCCAAGAACGCGGGCCTGGGCCAGATGGGCCGGATCCTCAAGGAAGCCGGCGTGGTCGCCAGCGCCCAGGCCTTCGTCGACGCCGCCAACGCCAACCCCAGGGGCAAGTCCATCCAGCCCGGCGTCTACCCGATGAAGAAGAAGATGTCGGGTGCGGCCGCCGTCGCGCTGATGATCGACCCCAGCAAGCTGAACGTCCTCACCGTGGCCGAGGGCTGGCGCAACACCAGGGTCTACGAGGCGATCGACAAGAAGCTGGGCAAGCCGGAGGGCACCACCAAGGAGATCGCCCTGCGCGAGGGCAAGAACCTGGGCCTGCCGGCCTGGGCCGGCAACAACCCGAAGGTCGTGGACCCGCTCGAGGGCTTCCTGTACCCGGCGCGCTACGACCTCAGCAAGGACACCACTCCCGAGTCCCTGCTCAGGCAGATGGTCAAGAGCGCGTCCGACAAGTACGTCGAGCTGGGCGTCGAGGGCAAGGCCAAGGACCTGGGCCTGGAGAACCCGCTCCAGGTGGTCACGGTCGCCAGCCTCGTCAACGCCGAGGGCAAGAACCACGACGACTTCAGGAAGATGTCCGAGGTGGTCTACAACCGCCTCAAGAAGACCAACGACGTCACGAACCAGCGGCTCCAGTTCGATTCGACGTACAACTACATCAAGAACCAGAGCGAGATCAACTTCAGCCTCAAGGAAGCCCAGAAGTTCGACAACCCCTACAACACGCACTTCGTCAAGGGGTTGCCGCCGGGCCCGATCGGGAACCCCGGAACGGAAGCGCTGACCGCTACGCTCAACCCGGACCACGGCGGCTGGATGTTCTTCGTGTCGGTCGACGGCGACAAGACGACCTTCACCAAGACCTACGAGGAGCACCAGAAGCTCGCCGACGAGTTCCAGGCACGGCAGAAGCAGAAGAACGGCGGGTAG
- a CDS encoding shikimate dehydrogenase: MSRIRAAVLGSPIEHSLSPVLHRAAYRELGLDDWSYDRFETDEAALPAFVAGLGPEWAGLSLTMPLKRAIIPLLDGISDTAASVEAVNTVVFTEDGRRLGDNTDIPGIVAALHERGVEKVPSAAILGAGATASSALAALARICTGEVTAYVRSRARADEMLQWGERLGVPVRTADWSEAAGALTAPLVIATTPAGATDELAPAVPAAPGTLFDVLYDPWPTPLAASWSQRGGTLLGGLDLLVHQAVLQVEQMTGRTPGPLAAMRTAGEAALRARH; encoded by the coding sequence ATGTCACGGATACGGGCCGCGGTGCTGGGTTCGCCCATCGAGCACTCCCTCTCACCGGTGCTGCACCGTGCCGCCTACCGGGAGCTCGGCCTCGACGACTGGTCCTACGACCGCTTCGAGACCGACGAGGCCGCGCTCCCCGCCTTCGTGGCCGGCCTCGGCCCCGAGTGGGCCGGGCTGTCGCTGACCATGCCGCTCAAGCGGGCGATCATCCCGCTGCTCGACGGGATCAGCGACACCGCCGCCTCGGTCGAGGCCGTCAACACGGTCGTGTTCACCGAGGACGGCCGGCGCCTGGGCGACAACACCGACATCCCCGGGATCGTCGCCGCCCTGCACGAGCGCGGCGTCGAGAAGGTGCCGTCCGCCGCCATCCTCGGGGCGGGGGCCACCGCCTCCTCGGCGCTCGCCGCCCTCGCGCGGATCTGCACCGGCGAGGTCACCGCGTACGTCCGCTCGCGCGCCCGGGCCGACGAGATGCTCCAGTGGGGCGAGCGGCTCGGCGTGCCCGTCCGTACGGCCGACTGGTCCGAGGCGGCGGGGGCGCTGACCGCGCCGCTGGTCATCGCCACCACCCCGGCGGGCGCCACGGACGAGCTGGCCCCCGCCGTGCCGGCCGCGCCCGGCACCCTCTTCGACGTCCTGTACGACCCCTGGCCCACCCCGCTGGCCGCCTCCTGGTCGCAGCGCGGCGGCACCCTCCTCGGCGGCCTCGACCTGCTCGTCCACCAGGCCGTGCTCCAGGTCGAGCAGATGACCGGCCGCACCCCGGGCCCCCTCGCCGCCATGCGGACCGCCGGCGAGGCGGCCCTGCGCGCCCGCCACTGA
- the aroC gene encoding chorismate synthase translates to MSRLRWLTAGESHGPALVATLEGLPAGVPVTTALVADHLARRRLGYGRGARMKFEQDEITFLGGVRHGLSQGSPIAVMIGNTEWPKWETVMSADPVDPSLLKDTGRNAPLTRPRPGHADLAGMQKYGFDEARPILERASARETAARVALGAVARSFIKEVAGIEIVSHVVELAAAKAPYGVLPTPADVEKLDADPVRCLDADASKAMVAEIDQAHKDGDTLGGVVEVLAYGVPVGLGSHVHWDRRLDARLAAALMGIQAIKGVEVGDGFELARVPGSQAHDEIVSTPEGLKRTSGRSGGTEGGLTTGELLRVRAAMKPIATVPRALATVDVATGEATVAHHQRSDVCAVPAAGIVAEAMVALVLADAVVEKFGGDSVPETRRNVRSYLDNLQIR, encoded by the coding sequence TTGAGCAGGTTGCGTTGGCTGACCGCAGGAGAGTCGCACGGACCGGCACTGGTCGCGACGCTGGAGGGTCTTCCCGCCGGCGTCCCGGTCACCACCGCGCTGGTGGCCGATCACCTGGCCCGGCGCCGACTCGGCTATGGCCGCGGTGCGCGGATGAAGTTCGAGCAGGACGAGATCACCTTCCTCGGCGGCGTCCGCCACGGTCTCTCGCAGGGTTCGCCGATCGCCGTCATGATCGGCAACACCGAGTGGCCCAAGTGGGAGACCGTCATGTCGGCCGACCCGGTCGACCCCTCGCTGCTCAAGGACACCGGCCGTAACGCGCCGCTGACCCGCCCCCGCCCCGGCCACGCCGACCTCGCGGGCATGCAGAAGTACGGCTTCGACGAGGCCCGGCCGATCCTGGAGCGCGCCAGCGCCCGCGAGACCGCCGCCCGCGTCGCCCTCGGTGCCGTCGCCCGGTCCTTCATCAAGGAGGTCGCGGGCATCGAGATCGTCTCCCACGTGGTGGAACTGGCCGCGGCCAAGGCCCCGTACGGCGTCCTCCCGACCCCCGCCGACGTCGAGAAGCTCGACGCCGACCCGGTGCGCTGCCTCGACGCCGACGCGTCGAAGGCGATGGTCGCGGAGATCGACCAGGCCCACAAGGACGGCGACACCCTCGGCGGCGTCGTCGAGGTCCTCGCGTACGGCGTGCCCGTCGGCCTCGGCTCCCACGTCCACTGGGACCGCCGCCTCGACGCCCGCCTCGCCGCCGCGCTCATGGGCATCCAGGCCATCAAGGGCGTCGAGGTCGGCGACGGCTTCGAGCTGGCCCGCGTGCCCGGCTCCCAGGCCCACGACGAGATCGTCTCCACCCCCGAGGGCCTCAAGCGCACCTCCGGCCGCTCCGGCGGCACCGAGGGCGGCCTGACCACCGGCGAGCTGCTGCGCGTACGGGCCGCGATGAAGCCCATCGCGACCGTGCCGCGCGCCCTGGCCACCGTCGACGTGGCCACCGGTGAGGCGACCGTCGCGCACCACCAGCGCTCCGACGTCTGTGCCGTGCCCGCCGCGGGCATCGTCGCCGAGGCCATGGTCGCGCTCGTGCTGGCCGACGCCGTGGTCGAGAAGTTCGGCGGCGACTCGGTCCCCGAGACCCGCCGCAACGTCCGCTCGTACCTCGACAACCTGCAGATCCGGTGA
- a CDS encoding shikimate kinase, with product MTGGPLVVLVGPMGSGKSTVGGLLAGRLGVPYRDTDADIVAATGREISDLFVDEGEPYFRELERRAVAAAVAEHTGVLALGGGAVLDEGTRALLTGLPVAYLSMDVEEAVRRVGLGAARPLLAVNPRRQWRELMEARRHLYTEVARVVVATDDRTPEEVAQAVLDALELKDV from the coding sequence GTGACCGGCGGCCCCCTGGTCGTACTCGTCGGACCCATGGGTTCCGGCAAGTCCACGGTCGGCGGCCTGCTCGCCGGCCGGCTCGGCGTCCCCTACCGGGACACCGACGCGGACATCGTCGCGGCCACCGGCCGGGAGATCTCCGACCTCTTCGTCGACGAGGGCGAGCCGTACTTCCGTGAGCTGGAGCGCCGGGCCGTCGCGGCCGCCGTCGCCGAGCACACGGGCGTCCTCGCCCTCGGCGGCGGCGCCGTCCTCGACGAGGGCACCCGCGCCCTGCTCACCGGACTGCCCGTCGCCTACCTGTCGATGGACGTCGAGGAGGCCGTGCGCCGCGTGGGCCTCGGCGCCGCCCGCCCGCTGCTCGCCGTCAACCCGCGCCGCCAGTGGCGCGAGCTGATGGAGGCCCGGCGCCACCTGTACACCGAAGTCGCGCGCGTCGTCGTGGCCACCGACGACCGCACCCCCGAAGAGGTCGCCCAGGCGGTCCTCGACGCTCTGGAGTTGAAGGACGTATGA
- the aroB gene encoding 3-dehydroquinate synthase translates to MTDQVTRIHVGASAGHDAYDVLVGRQLLGELGGLIGKKAQRVAVIHPEALAETGEALRADLAEQGYEAVAIQVPNAEEAKTVEVAAYCWKALGQSNFTRTDVIVGVGGGATTDLAGFVAASWLRGVRWIAVPTTVLAMVDAAVGGKTGINTAEGKNLVGAFHPPAGVLCDLAALESLPVNDYVSGLAEVIKAGFISDPVILDLIEEDPAAARTPAGPHTAELIRRSIQVKADVVSSDLKESGLREILNYGHTLAHAIEKNERYKWRHGAAVSVGMVFAAELGRLAGRLDDATADRHRAVLASVGLPLTYRGDQWTKLLQTMQVDKKSRGNLLRFIVLDGLGKPTVLEGPDPAHLVAAYGEVSA, encoded by the coding sequence ATGACAGACCAGGTGACGCGGATCCACGTCGGCGCCAGCGCCGGACACGACGCGTACGACGTGCTGGTCGGCCGGCAGCTGCTCGGTGAGCTGGGCGGCCTGATCGGCAAGAAGGCCCAGCGGGTCGCCGTGATCCACCCCGAGGCGCTGGCCGAGACGGGCGAGGCGCTGCGCGCGGACCTGGCGGAGCAGGGCTACGAGGCGGTCGCCATCCAGGTGCCGAACGCCGAGGAGGCCAAGACCGTCGAGGTGGCCGCGTACTGCTGGAAGGCGCTCGGCCAGTCCAACTTCACCCGCACCGACGTCATCGTCGGCGTGGGCGGCGGCGCCACCACCGACCTGGCGGGCTTCGTCGCGGCCAGCTGGCTGCGCGGGGTGCGCTGGATCGCCGTACCGACCACCGTCCTGGCGATGGTGGACGCGGCCGTCGGCGGCAAGACCGGCATCAACACCGCCGAGGGCAAGAACCTCGTCGGCGCCTTCCACCCGCCGGCCGGGGTGCTCTGCGACCTCGCCGCGCTGGAGTCGCTGCCGGTCAACGACTACGTCAGCGGCCTGGCCGAGGTCATCAAGGCCGGATTCATCTCCGACCCGGTGATCCTCGACCTGATCGAGGAGGACCCGGCGGCGGCCCGTACGCCCGCCGGCCCGCACACGGCCGAGCTGATCCGCCGCTCCATCCAGGTCAAGGCCGACGTGGTCTCCAGCGACCTCAAGGAGTCGGGGCTGCGGGAGATCCTCAACTACGGCCACACCCTCGCGCACGCCATCGAGAAGAACGAGCGCTACAAGTGGCGGCACGGCGCCGCGGTGTCCGTCGGCATGGTCTTCGCGGCCGAGCTCGGCCGGCTGGCCGGACGCCTGGACGACGCCACCGCCGACCGCCACCGGGCGGTGCTGGCCTCGGTGGGCCTGCCGCTGACCTACCGCGGCGACCAGTGGACCAAGCTGCTCCAGACCATGCAGGTCGACAAGAAGTCCCGCGGCAACCTGCTGCGCTTCATCGTCCTGGACGGCCTGGGCAAGCCCACCGTGCTGGAGGGCCCCGACCCGGCCCACCTGGTCGCCGCGTACGGCGAGGTCTCCGCGTGA
- the aroQ gene encoding type II 3-dehydroquinate dehydratase yields MSRPVLVLNGPNLGRLGSREPDVYGATSYAGLVDSCRTLGAELGFDVEVRETNDEGELVRWLHEAADGKIPVVINPGAFTHYSYAMRDAAAQRTAPLIEVHISNPYAREEFRHTSVIAAVATGTVAGFGLGSYRLALRALAEEVTA; encoded by the coding sequence GTGAGCCGCCCGGTGCTCGTCCTGAACGGCCCGAACCTGGGCCGGCTCGGGTCGCGCGAGCCGGACGTGTACGGGGCCACCTCGTACGCCGGGCTCGTGGACAGCTGCCGCACCCTGGGCGCGGAACTCGGCTTCGACGTGGAGGTCCGCGAGACCAACGACGAGGGCGAGCTGGTGCGCTGGCTGCACGAGGCGGCGGACGGCAAGATCCCGGTCGTCATCAACCCGGGTGCCTTCACGCACTACTCGTACGCCATGCGGGACGCGGCCGCGCAGCGCACCGCGCCGCTGATCGAGGTGCACATCTCCAACCCGTACGCCCGGGAGGAGTTCCGGCACACCTCGGTCATCGCGGCCGTGGCCACCGGTACCGTCGCGGGCTTCGGGCTGGGCTCCTACCGGCTGGCGCTGCGCGCGCTGGCGGAAGAGGTCACGGCCTGA